The Dreissena polymorpha isolate Duluth1 chromosome 4, UMN_Dpol_1.0, whole genome shotgun sequence region ctTTTCAGAATGAAGTAGGTGAAACTGTCTATTACTACGATCTACTCTATGTCTCTCCCCTACAGCCACTCAACAAGAGCAGGATGCTGAGCTATGTGAGGCTCGGGAGGGCCAGGTGAGCGCCCACAGGAAGCCCTACTACTGCACGGACTGTGATCAGCAGCTGCACCTCAGTGTGGCTGAGATACTCAAACACAGGAAGACTCACAGGACTGGAACTTGATTCTGAAAAGGGGGAATCTGGTGGGACATAGCATGGAAAAGGAACCATATACTGAATATCAACCTTCGTGGGAACCTTTCATGTATCATTTATGTGACCATTCACTGAATGGCAACTTGAACACCGGTAAAATAGTCAATGAAATATTATCAAGGTTCAACTGTATGGGAAAACAAACTATCCATAGAGTGGGAATTTAACGGTTGTCTATATAGGAATCTTATGTTATTTCAATCGTAAAAGAGATTTATGCCAAATGACACCAAATTGGGTAATGGTCACTGAGCATAAACACAGAGTTGGAATTTGTTGTGTTTTGCAAACTACTAGTAAGACGTGTTTGAATTTACTGGTGTAGTTGTGAAACATTGCATTGCTATATGTCCAACAAGGAGATGCTGCTATGCACTTTTTCAAGTTGTTTAAAGATAAATGCATGTAATATGGTCTGTCTTTAGATCAAGATCTGCGTGTTTTAAGAGAATCATTAATGAATGGTTAAACACTATGGCATGTgccttaatttttttaaatgtaaaggAAATTTCAATCATATAAGACGCTGTTCAAAGATATAATATCTGCCATATCTTCTTTGCATATGACATGTCTATAAAAATGcagaaatattgttatgttaaATGTTCCTTTGAAAGTTTGTGTAACCAACTGCTCTTCTACTACCGATCTAGCTCAAACGTTCCACAGATgaattaaagaaataaatgtgttgaTGATTGATTAAATCTTTGTGTTCACTGTTGAATATTTACTTAATTGAATGTTCTCCACCCAACTCCTCTTAAACTGCATTTCCGGTTTCCCTCAAACTTGTAAAGCTTAATGTGAGGATCATCATAAAAGAATGTTGGATTTGGATGTGTCCGAACATGTAATGCAGATGAATTGATGTCTATCTAGTTATACTTGCTAATAAATGAGAAATTTACAAGCAACCTGATTCTTTTCTACACTATTTAATTTCATCCAAGTGttgaattttattaaaacatgcatgaataaaaaatatatgaaaaagtTATAAAAACAAGTCACAACCATTCATATCAAACAAAAGTATGTAAGTACAACATAATCAAAAAGTGCACAAATCAGATTTCTATCTGACTTATTGAAACATTTGTTACTTAACTTTTCCaagatataaacaagagcatgCACATAAATGTTCAAACACAAATCCTTATAAATAGTAGGATCAATTTAATAAATGGCAGTTAAATAACTGTGTATGTCTCATTTAGAATTGAAAATGATTTGTGTGTCTAGTCTGTCAGTTTTAATCTTGTTTAAGAAacaaattgtaacatatgttGACTGCTTATTCAAGTTAATGTTGTTTCCTACAGGAAGTCGAACGTCGCTGCTGTCTCCTCACCAGTTTTGTCATGTACGGCCTTCACTCTTAGTTCAGTGTCTCCGAAAATGAGGCTAACATAAGCCCCACTCACGCGACCCTTGTGATCTTTGCAGTCTACATGCATTTTTCCTATGTAAATGGCATCTGTTTCATCCACAAACATTGGATTTTTTTGGGGCGAAGCATACAGATTAACCTCCATGGAATCATATTTTCCCCTTGGAAAATACTGTTTTGCTTCGAGCGGACTGTCAGGGGACAACGACTGTCCAATTTCTACTAGTTTACTGAATACCTTTCGAACTTCATATCTGCCTTCATATATTACCATTCTTTCTTTAGGATACTTTTTCGGATCAAATGTCTCAACACAACTTACTCCATACGTATATTTCGCTATTCTGGACGTGATCACGTGGCTGTTGTGCCCGAATATCACAGCCCCTTTCAGGACGGCTAGCCCTGCATCATGCGGCACAACCACCCGCAGATCGCTGAATGCCGACTGGACAGCGGCTGCGAGCATTTGAGACTCCGAGAATCCGCCCACCATCAGTATGGTGCGGGTCCCGGCGGTCTGTGGGTTTTTCAGCAGTTGCCTCAAATGGTCCACGATGTTTGTGCATGTTTCTTCAAAGAGCGCCTTGATAATAGTGGCGTCTGTCCTCATCTTGTCCCCTGCAAAGGAAACCTTTCCGTTCAGCTTCTGGTTGTTTTTCACGGCATCTCGCATCTCACCTCCAGTCATCTCTCTATAGAGCTCATGCAAGCTGATGGGAATCTTGAACGTAATTCGGTCCTCCGACGTCGGCTGGATTGACCGCTTGCGAACTTCAAACGCTCTCATGAGGTCTATGTAGTCGTCCTGATGTTTTTCGTGGAACTTGTCAAGCACCTCCTGGCCCGTGATCTCTGCCATGAGTGCCACGAACGCCTTGTCGACCATGGTGCCGCCCCAGGCGCCGCCGTTAGCCTTAACTAGCTCCCGAAGCGTGCCATCCCTATTCACCTCGTGTACTGTGATGTCTACAGTGCCGCCTGTAGAGACATTGTATCGAATATTGataactttattacattatttcaaATGCTAGATCATGTATTACGTACAGTTGTATAAACCATCTTAGTAATTaaagcctctgaccttgaaatgaaatacatgttaatcaatacatataggtgcaatttgaaagtgtgcaaaattgtaattaaatctatagcaagtaatttattatttttaaacggtaccgcttttaaaaccgaaagtaggatttctagacgtataaaCTAGTCCATATAGACCGACGcgattgtttttaagttttaaagcgcaaaaaagacggatttctatcttAATTGTAACCACcttatatattctaattggcatatataaaattaaatctatagcctagtaagcaagttattaattattatgcaaacggtaccgcttttaaaaccgaaagtaggatttcaagacgtatacgtccatttcgacaaacgcgattatttttaagttttaaagcgcaaaaaagacggatttctaccttgcaaccaccagattTATTCTTACTGGCATAGaccaaatatgtttcttatttagacttaaatttactatgccaaataagttgtgtggcttaaACAACCCTGTGAagtttgttagcaaaaaatcatTCAGATTTTTTCTATGACGTATAAGCGGGGTCGATAACAGTACCCAAAATGACAAACAATTCTTTTATATTGTCATCTTTTTGAATTACACGGAAATGCTGACACAAACAAGTGTATATACTATCATAGCCGcattctttttataaaaaaaaaacccCACCGCCGGCATCCAGCACGAGATATCTCGAGTCCGCGGAGAAGCACGTTATCTGCGATGTGGCGCCTTGCCTCTCCACAGGCAGATGCTTGCAGAACATGGAAGCCGCTTCCGGCTCCAGCGCCAGTAGCAGTCGACCGCCGTCGATACCAGCCTGTAAAAAGTGGTTACGTGCATATTCGGTAACGAATCTTCATAGCAAAATATGCAGTCTGAATGCGTGCATACCAAGTCATCACACAACGTTCTTGTTATGTTTTTTGCTCTTTTGTGCAAAAATCTCGAAACTATTTTTTGAGTACTGCACATTGATGGTACCTATATCTGATCTATTCGTAAACGCATAATCTTAATTCCCATTTTAGTTGACGTATATCAGATTGGCGATTTAGATCTTGACACATTTAATGTACACAAACATAATTTTGCAGACAACAGGACATGACTGCTTCGTAAGCAAATGCAAATGACCATCAGTAATGCTACCTTGACAGCGGCCTCTCTCATGAATTGCTTTGCGGCGTCGTCCCAGATGGCCGGAACGGTGAGCACCCACTTGATGTCTGTAGGTTGCACTTCCGGCAACAGCCTTTCGAGATTATTCATCAGATGTCCCTTCATATAACGGATACACTCAGAGAAGACGACGAGTGCCGGCATCTCCTTGCCCGTCTCGTCCTTCAGCGGAGTATCGCGATGCACGTGCTGCAAGATATGGTGTAGTATCTGGATCCTCAAACATGCAATGccatgtttaaaattattttatgaagaTAGTTGTTTACTATAGATTTCCATACAAATGTTCAAATTGCTTTAATAGCACCAGTGCTTTTTCATAGAAAATGGTcgttttttcacaaaattgagAAGTATGCGACTTAAATCATCACAATTTAAAGAAATTCGCGGctcaaattttaataatttaaaaaaagttcacgACTTTTTGACACACTTTAGAACGGTTTgcgaattttttttaacaaaatgatggGGCCAAGGCCGCTCCACAAAGATGAAAAAGCCCCTAGAACAAACGCACATGAAACCTGAATAAAGCTGACCCTTTGCACATATTGAGATTCTATTTATACGAGTGCAATAATCACGACAATAAAGCACCATATCAAAATATCGTACGTTCAATTTAAGTGACTACTACGTATACTGCTTATAACGGCGCGACTTATACAATTATCGGCAATATTGCCATTTTGTACACTACTATATAGTGTATACCTGAGCGGCATAAAGCATCATCTTGAAACGGCGGAAGTAGAACCAGTCCGTGTGCATGTTGTCAAGGGACAGGTCATTGTAGCGATCCTCTGCCTCGTATCCGAACGCGTCAAACGTCTGGTCCGGCCGGAACAGGATCGTCGTGGTCGTCTTCAGCGACATAATCTGGCCAGAGGTCCACGTACATGATGTCACCTAGCGACGGAATGGATAAGCCTTccgtcaaaatatgtattttcaccAGGTATGGAGTTTCAAACGAACAGTCCGCATCATGTGTTCATTTTCATCAACATACCTCGTACCTGTGAATTTCGACCGCCTATGTAATCGATGTTTGAATTGGGTACAATTCGTTTCTATTTAAATTCAAAGTGTTACCGAAGCGATGATAGGGTAGAGTTGACAGGAGAGATAAGTTATTATTAACGATTCGCATGATCAATCtgatatacaaacaaaacaaccaAAGCTTCAAAGCTATAGTAAAAATCCAAGAACGAACATACAAAAACTCGCATAACAATTCTTATATTAAGTGTTAACACATTATCCTGAGACATTTCGAATGGATACCTTTAAAGGATCAACACTGTAATCTTGAATGGTAGAGAATCCGTATCCCGAATATGTTGTGCCGAAGTCTATAGCAGCCACTGCGATATAGTCTTCACTCGACATTCTGTGGGACTGTAATGTATGAATTGAATATGTAACAAACAGTCGTAATATAATTCAAGATAAAGATGCCAATATTCATTACAAGTACATTTTGTGTATTATAATTAAACTGTTTATTAGACTAAAATACTTACTAAATAGTCGGTAATTAAAGTTCACCCCCAAAATGTTAAAGTCAACaggggctcgattggtcattgtcggctcggatacttcttacatgtactccgggtactcttaagtatacttacatgtaccccgggtactctcaagtatacttacatgtaccccgggtacggtaaatatacataATCGTACCCGGTTGATATTAGACTgcacccgagttgtattcccgcccaaaatccgatgtcgtaaaacgcgcaaccgattatcttaaacaaacttctctttaaaaaaacatgcatcaacatgctttttgagtttcgataatatagaggtcatattacagaaaaatgatatacatgtgaataaaattaattaaaaaaatatagccgacaacgaccgatttagcgttaaatttcccgggtacgttttattatatttaccgtacccggggtacatgtaagtatacttaagagtacccggggtacatgttatgAGTACCTAAGCCGACCATGACCAAATCGAGCTCAACTGGGTCAACCCGATGTTCAGCTCGGGGAGCGGGGTTGAATGAGGGTATGAGGGGGGTGGGGTCATCAATAAGATCATAATCAGACATGTCAGGTATGAAAGGGCTGgttggttaacattaaataaatacaactatTGTCTACTTTCGATTTTCTTGTTTTACACATTCATGAAATATCACAAATCGTCTACTTTCGATTTAGTTAtaccatatttatttaatacgAATGACAAAGTAAGCGATGCGGATAATAGGCATATACCTGTGTGTTTTTAAACCGAATCAACGCAGCTAATTAATATAGTTGAACAACTTTTGTTGAAACTTTTCCAGAAATACACAGCGTCAGAGATCTATAAACGTTTCGTAGAAGACAACTTTTTATTTAACCTTATGCCATCGTAATTTACTTCTTGTTTCGAATTCCGTTGTTTAAAGCGCACATATTTCAACTTTCCTTTTAATGTTATATCTGTTTACCCGATATACGTTACGGAATACGTATACTTATAAGTCGTTTGGTTCCGTGTTATTTATGATCGCAATTTCATTACTTATTTCTTAAAGTAAAAGTGGCATGCATGAAATGTTTACTTAACTCAAGCTCAGTATTATTTTACCTGCAATTGCGATTGAATCTTAACGTGTTCTTATTCATCCCATGCTATTGATTATCGACCGGTGTGTATATTACCACATGCAAATAATGGTGGTCATGCTGTAGATTGGTTTCTGTTATAGCTCGGTCATATTAACTAGACACTATTAGCATAAATTTCATCTAAAAAAGTACATCTTTGTTGTAAAATTCTATCATAGTGGACATGTTTCTCTTGTTAAATATGTCGTATGTTGCCGTTGCTTGATTGTtccttaaaataatattttcatacaGTACGTGTTAAATTCAATAATTCGGGAAGAATACTATATAGGTGCATGTTGCGCCAGTGCTAGATTAacgattttaaaatatataaattaaaacgcGTTGCTTTTGGCGACACTTAATCGCCACACAATGTGTTCATCATTAGCCAAGTTACGAACTTGTTTAACTATAACGTTGATCTGAGGATTGTTGACGCATTTTAATACACTTATGATGGGTAATTTGAGAAAGATGCACATCATGTTGTATTTTCAACAGAAGTAAGAGGTAATCACGCCGTACTTAAGATAAAACAAAGCTAAATACCggtaatgtattatttaaaacagtaCATAAGATATAACATTAACCATGGTATGCATATTGGGCTTTACATTTTTCATTAGTCTGTAAGTCCCTTTATCTGTTTTTGCAATCGTCTGTCAGCCCGACCACACACActgacattacttgaaaaatacATTAGTAGTTATATAAAACCGTTGCATTCGTGTTAAAAGTGAAGACAAGATTACACATAACCATTTATCCCCCAAGAGTTTGATGTAGATTACTGCTACTTAAAATATAATTACGCTAAATGCTGCAACAGTTAtgtatcccttattctcatagtatcggccctcctcatagtatcgtcaCTTTAACGAAAAACCCTAAAAAAGTGCTGGAgagtaaatgtgtttttttcattgtttaaaagttGTAATATTTTTTATGGTCATCCATGACTTTTACGACGATCATTGTCATGAATTCATTGAATGTGTtcgttggaaagtaggtcatgttaaTTCCAGGGTGGTGATATGACTTTTAAATTACGTAACATATAATTATGTCAGTTTGTTAATGGATTAATattagctttatcaaatgttttatatgtcgcttatttctaaataaaatgtaaaaatatttaacacacaACATGAGCAAACGTTTCTTTTTTCCGTTAAGATACTACTagtattttttaaacaagcaaCCAATCACACGGACCGATATTATGAGAACCATTGTACATGATCCAGATTACTaaagggagctaagtctagccagtattttgtcaaaacaatgccgATCAAATGcatttcgttgttatgtccaagaacaCACACTtgactatagattgacatataattTTAACACACGCGTGTTTGTGTCttttcacttccaaaattcgtatgtattcattaaaagGGCAAATACTACGGTTATGCATGCTAAGTACATaataaataatgatgaaacttggtacacACGAAGAGTAATTTGAGGTTTATACAAAGCATTGTTTTAACCACATCAAACATAGGATGCATTTTAAAAGAGATTGTGTTTGATTTCGATTAACACGCCTAATACGATATGTATCCCTTACAGCCGGGCTGGTTTCGTGAC contains the following coding sequences:
- the LOC127877930 gene encoding heat shock 70 kDa protein 12B-like, whose amino-acid sequence is MSSEDYIAVAAIDFGTTYSGYGFSTIQDYSVDPLKVTSCTWTSGQIMSLKTTTTILFRPDQTFDAFGYEAEDRYNDLSLDNMHTDWFYFRRFKMMLYAAQHVHRDTPLKDETGKEMPALVVFSECIRYMKGHLMNNLERLLPEVQPTDIKWVLTVPAIWDDAAKQFMREAAVKAGIDGGRLLLALEPEAASMFCKHLPVERQGATSQITCFSADSRYLVLDAGGGTVDITVHEVNRDGTLRELVKANGGAWGGTMVDKAFVALMAEITGQEVLDKFHEKHQDDYIDLMRAFEVRKRSIQPTSEDRITFKIPISLHELYREMTGGEMRDAVKNNQKLNGKVSFAGDKMRTDATIIKALFEETCTNIVDHLRQLLKNPQTAGTRTILMVGGFSESQMLAAAVQSAFSDLRVVVPHDAGLAVLKGAVIFGHNSHVITSRIAKYTYGVSCVETFDPKKYPKERMVIYEGRYEVRKVFSKLVEIGQSLSPDSPLEAKQYFPRGKYDSMEVNLYASPQKNPMFVDETDAIYIGKMHVDCKDHKGRVSGAYVSLIFGDTELRVKAVHDKTGEETAATFDFL